The following coding sequences lie in one Capnocytophaga stomatis genomic window:
- a CDS encoding M64 family metallopeptidase: MKRILLIFFSFLVSGIFYSQEKNFDFSKSLRIDFYLGGDAHTAEVILTQMKKEPYWGGSKTNLIFPNYGEFRLQLIDEKVQKVVFSRGFNSLFNEWQHIEQAKTDKKLFSHAVQVPFPAKNLKLQIEKRNRNGKFEKIFDKNINPNDYFIKEEMVSVYPVKKLLENGSPSQKVDIAILAEGYTESEMEKFYADAKRMTDYMFTISPFDVLKKDFNIYAIGVTSKESGTDIPGKHIYKKTAFDASFYTFDMERYLTTNNMRAIADAASLVPYDQIYILVNTPTYGGGGFYNHLNLATSDHELSEKVFIHEFGHGFVGLADEYYDSSTAFDSFYNTSVEPWEENITSLANFDAKWKDMVKKSTPIPTPRTPKYEKEVGVFEGGGYASKGIYSPVQDCRMKSNVPKGFCPVCERAIRKVVKFYTE, encoded by the coding sequence ATGAAACGTATTTTATTGATTTTTTTTAGTTTTTTGGTTTCCGGAATATTTTATTCGCAAGAAAAAAACTTCGATTTTAGCAAAAGTCTTCGGATTGATTTTTATTTAGGAGGCGATGCTCACACGGCGGAAGTAATCCTCACGCAAATGAAAAAGGAGCCATATTGGGGAGGTTCAAAAACTAATTTGATTTTTCCGAATTATGGGGAATTTCGTTTGCAATTGATTGACGAAAAAGTGCAAAAAGTTGTTTTTTCAAGAGGATTTAATTCTCTTTTTAACGAATGGCAGCATATTGAACAGGCAAAAACGGATAAAAAACTGTTTTCACACGCTGTACAAGTGCCATTTCCTGCTAAAAATCTGAAATTACAGATAGAAAAACGCAATAGAAATGGAAAATTCGAGAAAATATTTGATAAAAATATCAATCCGAATGATTATTTTATAAAAGAAGAAATGGTTTCGGTTTATCCTGTGAAGAAATTACTTGAAAATGGCAGTCCCTCTCAAAAAGTAGATATTGCTATTTTGGCAGAAGGATACACTGAAAGCGAAATGGAGAAGTTTTACGCTGATGCCAAAAGAATGACTGATTATATGTTTACAATTTCGCCTTTTGATGTTTTGAAAAAGGATTTTAACATATATGCAATTGGCGTAACTTCCAAGGAATCAGGCACAGATATTCCAGGTAAACACATTTACAAAAAAACTGCCTTTGATGCTTCTTTCTATACTTTTGATATGGAAAGATATCTGACAACCAACAATATGCGAGCAATTGCCGATGCTGCTTCATTAGTGCCTTATGACCAAATTTATATTTTGGTAAATACGCCAACTTACGGAGGAGGAGGATTTTATAATCATCTGAATTTAGCGACTTCTGACCACGAATTATCGGAAAAGGTCTTTATTCACGAATTTGGTCACGGTTTTGTAGGTCTTGCCGATGAATATTATGATTCTTCCACTGCTTTTGATTCATTTTATAACACTTCGGTAGAACCTTGGGAGGAAAATATCACGTCTTTGGCTAATTTTGATGCCAAATGGAAAGATATGGTTAAAAAATCAACACCAATTCCTACTCCGAGAACTCCGAAATATGAAAAAGAAGTGGGCGTTTTTGAGGGAGGAGGTTATGCTTCCAAAGGAATTTACAGTCCGGTGCAGGATTGCCGAATGAAATCAAACGTACCAAAGGGATTTTGTCCTGTTTGTGAGCGAGCTATTCGTAAAGTTGTGAAATTTTACACAGAATAG
- a CDS encoding glycosyltransferase family 9 protein — translation MAFKHIAVFRMSAMGDVAISVPVLTAFAEQYPDVKITFVTRPIFAPMFTHIPNCEVFNIDLKGKNKGISGLYRLFKELKNSEIEAVVDIHNVLRTNILKIFFKLSGIPFFQIDKGRKEKKALTRPKNKIFKQLKPSYQRYADVFEKLGFPISLDKNYFVPKPKLSEEVKNLLSEEKNIGIAPFASHLGKQYPFENLKYLIFKLSETYPNSKIYIFGGGEHERKIVEEVDFLPNVENMVGRFSFETELQLIANLDVMVAMDSGNAHLAAMYGVPTITIWGVTHPFAGFYPYGQPTENALLADRKAFPLIPTSIYGNKYPKGYERAIKTIKTEEILTKIEEIITPNNKK, via the coding sequence ATGGCTTTCAAACATATTGCAGTGTTTCGTATGTCGGCGATGGGTGATGTCGCTATCAGTGTTCCCGTTTTAACTGCTTTTGCGGAACAATATCCCGATGTAAAAATTACCTTTGTCACACGCCCCATATTTGCTCCAATGTTTACACATATACCTAATTGTGAAGTGTTTAACATTGATTTGAAAGGAAAAAATAAAGGTATTTCAGGGCTTTATCGACTATTCAAAGAACTGAAAAATTCAGAAATTGAAGCTGTTGTCGATATTCATAATGTATTAAGAACCAATATTTTAAAAATATTTTTTAAACTTTCAGGCATTCCATTTTTTCAAATCGACAAAGGAAGAAAGGAGAAAAAAGCCTTGACCAGACCTAAAAATAAGATTTTCAAACAATTAAAACCTTCTTATCAGCGTTATGCTGATGTTTTTGAAAAGTTAGGTTTTCCTATTTCGTTGGACAAAAATTATTTTGTGCCGAAACCTAAGCTGTCAGAAGAGGTAAAAAATTTACTTTCGGAAGAAAAAAATATTGGTATTGCTCCGTTTGCTTCACACTTAGGGAAACAGTATCCTTTTGAAAATCTTAAATATTTGATTTTCAAACTATCAGAAACTTATCCAAACAGCAAAATTTATATTTTTGGTGGAGGAGAGCACGAGCGAAAGATTGTTGAAGAAGTTGATTTCTTGCCAAATGTAGAAAATATGGTAGGGCGTTTTTCATTTGAAACAGAATTACAACTTATTGCAAATCTTGATGTTATGGTTGCAATGGATAGCGGAAACGCACATTTGGCAGCAATGTACGGAGTTCCAACGATTACCATTTGGGGAGTAACACATCCTTTTGCCGGATTTTATCCCTATGGTCAGCCTACCGAAAATGCACTTTTGGCAGACAGAAAAGCTTTTCCGCTCATTCCTACTTCTATTTATGGAAATAAATACCCAAAAGGATACGAAAGAGCTATAAAAACTATAAAAACAGAAGAAATTTTAACTAAAATAGAAGAAATTATCACTCCAAACAATAAAAAATAA
- the aroQ gene encoding type II 3-dehydroquinate dehydratase — MKIAIINGPNLNLLGKREPEIYGNETFEHFFSNLQEKYPQTQLIYFQSNIEGEIINKIHEIGFDYDGIILNAGAYTHTSIAIVDAIKSVQTPVIEVHISNTFARETYRHHSYISPVAKGIILGFGMKSYELALLSFLEK; from the coding sequence ATGAAAATAGCTATCATTAATGGTCCTAACCTTAATCTTTTAGGAAAAAGAGAACCAGAAATCTACGGAAACGAAACTTTTGAGCATTTTTTCAGTAATTTACAAGAAAAATATCCGCAAACTCAGCTAATTTATTTCCAAAGTAACATAGAAGGCGAAATTATTAATAAAATTCACGAAATTGGATTTGATTATGACGGAATAATCCTCAATGCGGGAGCCTACACGCATACTTCCATAGCCATTGTTGACGCTATAAAATCAGTACAAACTCCTGTAATTGAAGTACATATATCGAACACATTCGCTCGGGAAACATACCGACATCACTCTTACATTTCGCCAGTAGCCAAAGGAATTATTTTAGGATTTGGTATGAAAAGTTATGAATTGGCACTATTGAGCTTTTTGGAAAAATAA
- a CDS encoding NAD-dependent epimerase/dehydratase family protein, which produces MILVTGGTGLIGSHLLFYLTQKEDRKVRAIYRSEGSLEKIKKIFQKLSHTGEKQFSQIEWVKADINDIPRLETAFRDVSYVFHAAGFISFQPGDFEKLIKINVEGTANIVNLCIDFQVKKLCHVSSVSALSSAVGKITNELSDWNPEDNNHDYAISKHGAEMEVWRGSQEGLKVVVVNPSVVLGAHFWNSGSGLFFKKVADGLSFYPAGGTGFVNVEDVAKAMIALQFSDVENQRFVLNGLNQTYEYILKNIANYLQVKSPQRKISHKTLRLLARLDGFLSFFRIKKRTLTLRSADSLGRMINYDGNKITQFIDFQYKDIDNSLKEICQEYKK; this is translated from the coding sequence ATGATTTTAGTTACTGGCGGAACCGGATTGATAGGAAGTCATTTATTATTCTATCTAACTCAAAAAGAAGATAGAAAAGTACGGGCGATTTATCGTTCTGAGGGTTCGTTGGAAAAAATCAAAAAAATATTTCAAAAATTATCTCATACGGGAGAAAAGCAATTCTCTCAAATAGAATGGGTTAAGGCTGATATTAATGACATCCCGAGGCTGGAGACGGCTTTTCGGGATGTTTCTTATGTTTTTCACGCAGCAGGATTTATTTCATTTCAGCCTGGTGATTTTGAAAAGCTTATCAAAATTAATGTAGAAGGCACGGCTAATATAGTGAATCTTTGTATTGATTTTCAGGTGAAAAAGTTGTGTCACGTAAGTTCTGTATCGGCTTTGTCTTCAGCGGTTGGTAAAATTACGAATGAATTAAGTGACTGGAATCCAGAAGATAACAATCACGATTACGCCATCAGTAAGCACGGAGCTGAAATGGAAGTTTGGCGAGGTTCGCAGGAAGGCTTAAAAGTTGTGGTTGTAAATCCGTCAGTGGTTTTGGGAGCACACTTTTGGAACTCAGGTTCAGGGCTTTTCTTCAAAAAAGTAGCAGACGGGCTTTCTTTTTATCCGGCAGGCGGAACAGGTTTCGTTAATGTTGAAGATGTTGCCAAGGCGATGATTGCTCTTCAGTTTTCAGATGTTGAAAATCAGAGGTTTGTACTCAATGGCTTAAACCAAACGTATGAATATATCCTTAAAAACATTGCCAATTATCTGCAAGTAAAATCTCCTCAAAGAAAAATAAGTCATAAAACGCTTCGTTTGCTTGCTCGCTTGGATGGTTTTTTAAGTTTTTTTAGAATTAAAAAGAGAACATTAACCTTAAGGAGTGCAGATTCATTGGGTCGTATGATTAATTATGATGGAAATAAAATAACTCAATTTATTGATTTTCAATATAAAGATATAGATAATTCCTTGAAAGAAATCTGTCAGGAATATAAGAAATAA
- a CDS encoding ferritin: protein MAKQKYTRLQTSLHPEIIDLLNQQVSKEAEASSIYLAMASWCEVNGFPRSAEFFYCHAVEERDHMMKIFRFLNENGARAFAPEVGKVQQDFKSLKEVYEKTLEHEIEVTKSIFSIFQKARQEADYASENFLQWFVEEQLEEERLVHGILDMFELMEGKDNPLALKLIDERIPLEDA from the coding sequence ATGGCAAAACAAAAATATACCCGATTGCAAACAAGCTTGCATCCTGAAATTATCGATTTGTTAAATCAACAAGTTAGCAAAGAAGCTGAGGCAAGTTCCATTTATTTGGCGATGGCATCTTGGTGTGAAGTTAACGGATTTCCACGAAGTGCTGAGTTTTTCTACTGTCACGCAGTGGAAGAAAGAGATCATATGATGAAAATTTTCCGTTTTTTGAATGAAAACGGTGCCAGAGCTTTTGCTCCCGAAGTAGGAAAAGTACAACAAGATTTCAAATCGCTTAAAGAGGTTTATGAAAAAACATTGGAACACGAAATTGAAGTAACTAAATCTATTTTTTCTATCTTCCAAAAGGCAAGACAAGAAGCCGATTACGCAAGTGAAAATTTCTTGCAATGGTTTGTAGAAGAGCAACTTGAGGAAGAGCGTTTGGTACACGGCATCTTGGATATGTTTGAACTTATGGAAGGCAAAGACAATCCGTTGGCACTTAAATTAATTGACGAACGTATTCCGTTAGAAGACGCGTAA
- a CDS encoding YncE family protein has protein sequence MKKIFTFILLTTLFSCGKQVEEVIIEKKVEKIVKVDPKIKSESTVAYYFEEQNPILTNKKQNENFITIDWYEDELFLGVEATNGTNKTYSVQKLDLQTGVLTELISNLKEIKDVAINNDYLFITQSNTVQVFDRKTFSLQTTIGTGRDGYGNNGMFQALTLLPMENHLLIRDLRRLLFYRNSDIIPENSKKISAPIRSAFSQRSNASLAHIDKKLYLSNNNSIETYDLQENMLINNEQSASKSINFGTRIYQLAQFRGHLYASFGELGFARIDTEKGIVGKKYTNFQSTPLSVTCFTFSEDKLFVINNINSSISLYNVKNIIYKEY, from the coding sequence ATGAAAAAAATATTTACATTTATCTTGCTTACTACTTTGTTTTCGTGCGGGAAGCAAGTTGAAGAAGTTATTATAGAGAAAAAAGTTGAAAAAATAGTAAAAGTAGATCCTAAAATTAAATCAGAATCAACCGTTGCATACTATTTTGAAGAACAGAATCCAATATTAACAAATAAAAAGCAAAACGAGAACTTTATTACTATTGATTGGTATGAAGATGAACTTTTCTTGGGAGTAGAAGCCACTAACGGAACAAATAAAACATATTCTGTCCAAAAATTAGACCTACAAACAGGAGTGCTTACTGAATTGATTTCCAATTTGAAAGAAATAAAAGATGTGGCAATCAATAATGATTATTTGTTTATTACACAGTCAAATACGGTACAAGTTTTTGACCGAAAAACTTTTTCTTTACAAACGACTATTGGCACAGGAAGAGACGGTTACGGAAACAATGGAATGTTTCAGGCTTTGACATTATTGCCTATGGAAAATCATTTGTTAATTCGTGATTTACGGAGGCTTCTTTTCTACAGAAATTCAGATATTATACCTGAAAATTCAAAGAAAATTTCTGCTCCCATAAGAAGTGCTTTTTCACAAAGAAGTAACGCTTCATTGGCTCATATTGACAAAAAATTGTATTTATCAAATAATAATTCAATAGAAACGTATGATTTACAAGAAAATATGCTTATAAATAATGAGCAGTCTGCTTCTAAAAGTATAAATTTTGGAACGAGAATATACCAATTAGCTCAGTTTAGAGGACATCTTTACGCCAGTTTTGGAGAGTTAGGATTTGCCAGAATTGATACTGAAAAAGGAATTGTAGGAAAAAAATATACAAATTTTCAATCTACACCACTTAGCGTTACGTGCTTTACTTTTTCTGAAGATAAACTATTTGTAATCAATAATATAAATAGTTCAATTTCACTCTATAATGTAAAGAATATTATTTATAAAGAATATTAA
- the kdsB gene encoding 3-deoxy-manno-octulosonate cytidylyltransferase has protein sequence MKIIAMIPARYEASRFPGKLMKDLEGKPVIVRTFEAVFNTHLFEQVYVVTDDDRIEETILNAGGKVIRSKKEHQSGSDRIAEACEDLEADVIVNIQGDEPFTEKKNLEMLLKIFSEDANNQVSVASLMERLHNPEDVCNPNNVKVVVSKSGDALYFSRAFIPFPRDEKSEGAYFKHIGIYAYRKEALMQFTQLGESILEKTEKLEQLRYLENGFRIRLAETDISTIGIDTEEDLQKARQLWKKCNQ, from the coding sequence TGAGGCTTCTCGCTTTCCTGGGAAATTGATGAAAGATTTGGAAGGAAAACCTGTGATTGTCAGGACTTTTGAAGCGGTGTTTAATACACATCTTTTTGAACAAGTGTACGTAGTTACCGATGATGACCGAATAGAAGAAACAATCTTAAATGCAGGAGGGAAAGTCATCCGCAGTAAAAAGGAACACCAAAGCGGAAGTGACCGAATTGCAGAGGCTTGCGAAGATTTGGAAGCCGATGTAATTGTAAATATCCAAGGAGATGAACCTTTTACAGAGAAGAAAAATTTGGAAATGTTACTCAAAATATTTTCAGAAGATGCTAATAATCAGGTAAGTGTAGCCAGTTTGATGGAACGATTGCACAATCCTGAAGATGTTTGCAATCCGAATAACGTGAAAGTTGTAGTTAGCAAAAGTGGCGATGCACTCTATTTTTCAAGGGCTTTTATTCCTTTCCCAAGAGATGAGAAATCGGAAGGTGCTTATTTTAAGCACATTGGAATTTATGCGTACAGAAAAGAAGCCTTGATGCAGTTTACACAATTGGGAGAATCAATTCTGGAAAAGACAGAGAAATTAGAGCAACTTCGTTATTTGGAAAACGGATTTAGAATTCGTTTGGCGGAAACTGATATTTCAACCATAGGCATTGACACAGAGGAAGATTTGCAAAAGGCAAGGCAACTTTGGAAAAAATGTAATCAATAG